The following coding sequences lie in one Cyanobacterium sp. Dongsha4 genomic window:
- a CDS encoding Uma2 family endonuclease translates to MATILNLNSITSLNREQFYQLCINNPELQLERNPQGELIIMSPVGGESGKKEANLILDIALWNRQKKLGEVFSSSTIFSLPNGGDRSPDVAWVSLAKWEKLTEKEREGFPPICPDFVIELRSKTDRLKPLQEKMQEYLDSGLQLGWLINPQDKTVEIYRSNQSVEVLKMPINLSGENILPDLNINLDY, encoded by the coding sequence GAGAGCAATTTTATCAACTTTGCATTAATAATCCCGAATTACAATTAGAAAGAAATCCTCAAGGAGAATTAATTATTATGTCCCCTGTTGGTGGTGAGAGTGGAAAAAAAGAAGCCAATTTAATTCTTGATATTGCTTTATGGAATCGTCAAAAAAAACTGGGAGAAGTATTTAGTTCATCTACTATTTTTAGTTTACCAAATGGAGGCGATCGCAGTCCAGATGTTGCGTGGGTATCTTTGGCAAAATGGGAAAAACTAACGGAAAAAGAAAGAGAAGGATTCCCCCCAATATGCCCTGATTTTGTAATTGAATTAAGGTCAAAAACCGATAGGCTTAAACCACTACAAGAAAAAATGCAGGAGTATTTAGACTCAGGATTACAACTAGGATGGCTTATTAATCCACAGGATAAAACTGTAGAAATTTATCGTTCTAATCAATCAGTAGAAGTGCTAAAAATGCCTATTAATTTATCAGGAGAAAATATCTTACCAGACTTAAATATTAATCTTGATTATTAA
- a CDS encoding Uma2 family endonuclease, which translates to MNTILNLNSITALNREQFYQLCINNPELQLERNSQGELIIMSPVGGESGEKEANLITDINNWNRQKKLGKVFSSSTIFSLPNGGDRSPDVAWVSLAKWEKLTEKEREGFPPICPDFVIELRSKTDRLKPLQEKMQEYLDSGLQLGWLINPQDKTVEIYSPNQSVEVLKMPINLSGENILPDLNINLDY; encoded by the coding sequence ATGAATACTATATTAAATTTGAACTCAATTACTGCCTTAAATCGAGAGCAATTTTATCAACTTTGTATTAATAATCCCGAATTACAATTAGAAAGAAATTCTCAAGGAGAATTAATTATTATGTCCCCTGTTGGTGGTGAAAGTGGTGAAAAAGAAGCTAATTTAATTACAGATATTAATAACTGGAATCGACAGAAAAAATTAGGAAAAGTATTTAGTTCATCTACTATTTTTAGTTTACCAAATGGAGGCGATCGCAGTCCAGATGTTGCGTGGGTATCTTTGGCAAAATGGGAAAAACTAACGGAAAAAGAAAGAGAAGGATTCCCCCCAATATGCCCTGATTTTGTAATTGAATTAAGGTCAAAAACCGATAGGCTTAAACCACTACAAGAAAAAATGCAGGAGTATTTAGACTCAGGATTACAACTAGGATGGCTTATTAATCCACAGGATAAAACTGTAGAAATTTATAGTCCTAATCAATCAGTAGAAGTGCTAAAAATGCCTATTAATTTATCAGGAGAAAATATC